A window of Calliopsis andreniformis isolate RMS-2024a chromosome 3, iyCalAndr_principal, whole genome shotgun sequence contains these coding sequences:
- the LOC143177007 gene encoding uncharacterized protein LOC143177007 yields the protein MALRPRSSKDVKKSSYYVWYLGAREAKGVDAMPGAIAYLLERERLQEPFKVTLQVSNKGLKIIQTVHPGGSTRSAVKHLVPGHAVLAAVQREDVVAATLLLPNPATNNPVHVHAYRCDSVETAELLGGQLKALASHTDNLARVTSLEGRVRSNLGSDGRSTRESESSEGSGELRHDPVQTTTIYESLAAELRAKLGRGHSGDNDVGPILLPPRDYDTVHRHRGNLAGIEFRRCLNQTIVGGSTTVDRGGTRSAASSGIGSDSAATPPPYQSHHPLGPRPSRPSRDSSSDDDWGATTEENDFIAETEATATSLTLPRLPRSPERLPNQVNRGVSPSCNRNRRAPEFRQRSPSPQYQPRISPGEVTSPRERFQDAKEMFRAMEREAIARPVLSRQREVESHPVHRVESTRQAHEDQPVRQHSVGNGSTTGHEHLIRRNHSEVSERENDVSYRGRPRPRTHHYAMERPPEPEISRPRPRSFYENPTAGRDFRDQRNVVDPREVRDFRDRAYVREIREKVRARATTYQELSEHERYPGLDRDSARPPLEIVPTPSRYRHSYAEPPRLGLAALHPY from the exons ATGGCCTTGCGTCCGAGGAGCAGCAAAGATGTCAAGAAGAGCTCGTACTATGTTTGGTACCTGGGCGCGAGGGAGGCCAAGGGGGTGGACGCGATGCCCGGTGCCATAGCTTACCTGCTCGAGCGAGAACGGCTTCAGGAACCTTTCAAGGTCACGCTGCAG GTGAGCAataaagggttgaagattatacAGACGGTCCATCCAGGGGGCTCGACGAGGTCTGCTGTTAAACACTTGGTACCAGGACACGCTGTATTGGCAGCAGTGCAACGGGAAGATGTAGTAGCGGCTACTCTTTTGCTTCCTAATCCAGCCACTAACAATCCTGTACACGTGCACGCATACAG ATGTGATTCCGTGGAAACAGCCGAACTGTTAGGTGGTCAGTTGAAAGCTTTGGCATCGCATACTGACAATCTGGCTAGGGTCACTTCATTGGAGGGCAGAGTTCGTAGCAATTTGGGTAGCGATGGAAGAAGCACGAGAGAATCGGAATCGTCGGAAGGTAGTGGCGAACTTAGACACGATCCAGTGCAAACTACGACAATTTACGAATCGCTGGCCGCTGAACTCCGTGCAAAATTAG GCAGGGGGCATTCCGGGGACAATGATGTCGGTCCGATTTTGTTGCCGCCAAGGGATTACGATACCGTCCACAGACATCGTGGTAATCTGGCTGGCATCGAATTTAGGCGTTGCCTGAATCAAACGATCGTGGGTGGTAGTACGACGGTTGACAGAGGCGGTACGAGAAGCGCCGCCAGCAGTGGTATAGGCTCAGACAGCGCTGCTACGCCTCCGCCTTATCAGAGCCATCATCCTCTGGGTCCAAGACCGTCCAGACCATCTAGAGATTCCTCGTCGG ATGACGATTGGGGAGCAACTACAGAGGAAAACGATTTTATCGCAGAAACAGAGGCAACAGCAACAAGTCTGACACTGCCTCGGTTACCCAGAAGCCCCGAAAGGTTGCCAAATCAGGTGAATAGGGGCGTTTCACCGAGCTGCAACAGAAACCGTAGGGCCCCAGAATTCAGACAGCGATCGCCTAGCCCTCAATACCAGCCCAGAATAAGCCCTGGCGAAGTAACCAGTCCTAGGGAAAGGTTCCAGGATGCGAAGGAAATGTTCAGAGCCATGGAGAGAGAGGCCATCGCCAGACCTGTGCTTTCCAGGCAGAGAGAAGTTGAAAGTCATCCCGTTCACAG GGTCGAGTCAACCAGGCAGGCGCACGAAGATCAACCAGTTCGGCAACATTCGGTTGGCAATGGTTCAACGACTGGGCACGAACACCTGATCAGACGAAATCATTCGGAGGTATCGGAACGGGAGAACGATGTTTCTTACAGAGGCAGGCCGCGGCCACGAACCCATCATTACGCGATGGAACGCCCACCGGAGCCAGAGATCTCGAGGCCTCGGCCGAGAAGCTTTTACGAAAACCCGACTGCTGGGAGAGACTTCCGAGATCAGAGGAACGTTGTCGATCCTAGAGAA GTTCGGGACTTCCGCGACCGCGCGTACGTGAGAGAAATACGCGAGAAGGTGCGCGCTAGGGCGACTACGTATCAGGAGCTCTCCGAACACGAAAGATACCCTGGTTTGGATCGTGACAGTGCCAGACCACCCTTGGAAATCGTGCCCACGCCGAGCAGATATCGGCACAGCTATGCCGAACCGCCTAGGCTCGGCTTGGCAGCGCTTCATCCTTACTGA
- the LOC143177074 gene encoding transmembrane protein 164 isoform X2 encodes MFEWAYDGVNSSIPRNVGPECAYYLSPKRRIIETSLVSIFIVLCLIWGYKRIRLPVQVSYINHDRVGRRILLIIMSLVLGMEIGFKLTSRTVIYLLNPCHVTTAIQLYLLSANPSPLVTAIFRIHLNFLNGPLLAYLFPETESRKIFADKALYYIQHGLMVVIPYYLLRIGGVYNVEPLSDMSWSVFSYGLNLGYHFWILQIIAFNMDSNSSRNIMSFTVQIILLYIRFLFNKISANQSKIVVRVCTSEKKKQIRR; translated from the exons ATGTTTGAATGGGCTTATGATGGTGTTAATAGCTCCATACCCCGTAACGTAGGCCCAGAATGTGCATACTACTTGAGTCCTAAACGAAGGATAATTGAAACATCTTTGGTatctatatttattgtgttatgTCTTATCTGGGGTTACAAACGAATTCGTTTGCCAGTTCAAGTATCGTACATAAACCATGACAGAGTTGGTAGAAGGATATTGTTGATTATCATGTCATTAGTATTGGGCATGGAAATTGGTTTTAAACTTACCAGTAGAACagttatatatttattaaatcCTTGTCACGTAACAACAGCAATAcag TTGTATTTGTTGTCAGCAAATCCTAGTCCATTAGTCACAGCCATTTTCAGaatacatttaaattttctGAATGGACCTCTTTTAGCATATTTATTCCCAGAAACAGAATCTCGAAAA ATATTTGCAGACAAAGCGTTATATTATATTCAACATGGTTTGATGGTAGTAATACCATATTATTTATTGCGAATTGGAG GTGTATATAATGTTGAGCCCCTATCAGATATGAGCTGGTCTGTTTTCAGTTATGGACTGAACTTGGGATATCACTTTTGGATTCTTCAGATTATTGCTTTC AATATGGACAGTAATTCATCAAGGAATATTATGTCCTTTACTGTGCAAATTATTTTGCTATACATCCGAtttctttttaacaaaatttcCGCCAACCAAAGTAAAATCGTCGTTAGAGTGTGTACTTccgaaaaaaagaaacaaatacgACGATAG
- the LOC143177074 gene encoding transmembrane protein 164 isoform X1 gives MFEWAYDGVNSSIPRNVGPECAYYLSPKRRIIETSLVSIFIVLCLIWGYKRIRLPVQVSYINHDRVGRRILLIIMSLVLGMEIGFKLTSRTVIYLLNPCHVTTAIQLYLLSANPSPLVTAIFRIHLNFLNGPLLAYLFPETESRKIFADKALYYIQHGLMVVIPYYLLRIGGVYNVEPLSDMSWSVFSYGLNLGYHFWILQIIAFPVQVNLSHMLCAAVLDPFDGSYYRIWTVIHQGILCPLLCKLFCYTSDFFLTKFPPTKVKSSLECVLPKKRNKYDDSEKLYENTNTSGNGHMHVK, from the exons ATGTTTGAATGGGCTTATGATGGTGTTAATAGCTCCATACCCCGTAACGTAGGCCCAGAATGTGCATACTACTTGAGTCCTAAACGAAGGATAATTGAAACATCTTTGGTatctatatttattgtgttatgTCTTATCTGGGGTTACAAACGAATTCGTTTGCCAGTTCAAGTATCGTACATAAACCATGACAGAGTTGGTAGAAGGATATTGTTGATTATCATGTCATTAGTATTGGGCATGGAAATTGGTTTTAAACTTACCAGTAGAACagttatatatttattaaatcCTTGTCACGTAACAACAGCAATAcag TTGTATTTGTTGTCAGCAAATCCTAGTCCATTAGTCACAGCCATTTTCAGaatacatttaaattttctGAATGGACCTCTTTTAGCATATTTATTCCCAGAAACAGAATCTCGAAAA ATATTTGCAGACAAAGCGTTATATTATATTCAACATGGTTTGATGGTAGTAATACCATATTATTTATTGCGAATTGGAG GTGTATATAATGTTGAGCCCCTATCAGATATGAGCTGGTCTGTTTTCAGTTATGGACTGAACTTGGGATATCACTTTTGGATTCTTCAGATTATTGCTTTC CCTGTTCAAGTTAATCTTAGTCACATGTTATGTGCAGCTGTTTTGGATCCATTTGATGGTTCATATTACAGAATATGGACAGTAATTCATCAAGGAATATTATGTCCTTTACTGTGCAAATTATTTTGCTATACATCCGAtttctttttaacaaaatttcCGCCAACCAAAGTAAAATCGTCGTTAGAGTGTGTACTTccgaaaaaaagaaacaaatacgACGATAGCGAAAAATTATACGAAAATACAAACACCTCTGGAAATGGACATATGCATGTGAAGTAA